In one Nicotiana tomentosiformis chromosome 6, ASM39032v3, whole genome shotgun sequence genomic region, the following are encoded:
- the LOC138894025 gene encoding uncharacterized protein → MSIVDQRWFDSKSQESLFSEWKGNTALPRSRFIPYLKTKKMIRKGYIYHLVRAKDVKVESPTVQSTPVVNELPDSFLDELPGLPPEREIELSIDLLPDTQPISIPPYRMSPTELRELKEQLRDFLEKGFIRPSTSPWEAPVLFVKKKDGSLRMCIHYRHLNKVTIKNKYPLPRIDDLFDQLQGAKCFSKINLRRAYHQVRVKEKDISKTAFSTRYGHFELLVMSFDLTNAPTVFMDMMNREGIRVDTQETEAVKTWPRHTTPTEANVVADALSRRSVGSMSYLQPEKSGIAHDIHQLASLGVRLLDSGVTGITIQYMTTSSLVTEVKERQYDDHVLAHYRDTTPQKEKTSFEITKDGVLRYRGRLCVPNVAGLHRQTDGQAEHTIQTLEVMLWACVIDIKGSWDDHLPLIEFAYNNSYHSSIQMAPYEALYGRKCRSPIGWFVVGENKLVGPELVQKKTEKIKLIQERLLATQSRQKSYADNR, encoded by the exons ATGtcgattgtagatcaaagatggttcgattcCAAATCCCAGGAGAGCCTGTTTtcggagtggaaaggtaatacggcattGCCGAGAAGTAGGTTTATTCCCTATCTTAAAACAaagaagatgatcagaaagggttatatttatcacttagttcgggcaaaggatgtgaaagtagagtcaccaaccgtTCAATCTACCCCTGTAGTTAATGAGTTGCCCGATAGTTTCCTCGATGAGCTTCCCGGTCTtccgccagagcgagaaattgagttgtCTATAGAcctattaccagatactcagccaatatctattcctccctataggATGTCACCcacagagctgagagagttgaaggaacaactaagggactttcttgaaaaaggctttatcagacctagtacatcaccgtgggaagcacctgtgttatttgtgaagaagaaagatggttccttgcggatgtgtatacATTATAGACatttgaataaggtgacgatcaagaataagtacccgctcccgaggattgatgatttatttgatcagttgcaaggtgccaagtgtttctcgaagataaACTTGAGGCGCGCGtatcatcaggtaagggttaaggagaaagatatttcgaagacagcattcagtaccagatatgggcattttgagttactTGTTATGTCATTCgatttgaccaatgccccaacagtattcatggacatgatgaacc gtgaaggtatccgggttgatacacaagagactgaggcagtaaagacttggcctagacatacgacaccgacggag gcgaatgtagtagctgatgccctcagccgtagatcggTGGGTAGCATGTCATATTTACAACCAGAGAAGAGTGGGATAGCTCATgacattcatcagctagctagtcttggagttcggttACTAGACTCAGGTGTTACTGGAATTACTATTCAGTACatgacaacatcctctttagtaactgaagtgaaggaacgccagtacgatGATCATGTGTTAGCTCATTATAGGGATAcgacccctcagaaggagaagacatCATTTGAGATTACAaaagatggggtcctcagatatcgaggacgattatgtgtccctaatgttgcggGGCTGCatcggcag acagatggacaggctgagcatactattcagacactggaggtTATGTTatgggcttgtgtgatagacatcaagggtagctgggatgatcatctgccgcttattgagtttgcgtataataatagctatcattcaagtattcagatggctccatacgaagctctttacggacggaagtgtaggtcgcctataggatGGTTCGTTGTTGGGGAAaataagttagtaggaccagagttggtacaaaaGAAAaccgagaagattaagcttatacaggaaaggctattagcaactcaaagccgtcagaagtcttatgcggataatcgataa